A genomic segment from Nicotiana sylvestris chromosome 1, ASM39365v2, whole genome shotgun sequence encodes:
- the LOC138876440 gene encoding secreted RxLR effector protein 161-like, whose amino-acid sequence MRRLTGSSQSANFDMKDLCEVNTILGVKVIRSEYGIILSQEHYVERLLQKFEYFNVTFVSTPFDANSKLKKNNGDPVAQFKYAQVIGSLMHLMNFTRLDIAYAVCRLSKYTHNPNREHWSALARLMQYLRGTMNYGILYSGFPFTLEGYSDVNWISNSDETKSTSGYVFTLCGGAISWKLAK is encoded by the coding sequence atgagacgactgaccggatCGTCACAGTCTGctaattttgatatgaaagatttgTGTGAAGTAAATACAATATTAGGAGTTAAAGTTATAAGGAGTGAATATGGAATAATATTGTCACAAGAACATTATGTTGAGAGACTTCTTCagaagtttgaatattttaatgTCACATTTGTAAGCACTCCTTTTGATGCTAACtctaagttgaaaaagaataacGGTGACCCAGTTGCTCAGTTTAAATATGCTCAGGTTATTGGGAGTCTGATGCATTTAATGAATTTTACAAGGCTTGATATTGCTTATGCAGTGTGTAGACTGAGTAAATATACTCATAATCCCAACAGAGAGCATTGGTCTGCATTAGCTAGACTAATGCAATATTTGAGAGGAACCATGAATTATGGTATCTTATATAGTGGATTTCCTTTTACTTTAGAAGGGTATAGTGATGTAAACTGGATCTCTAATTCAGATGAGACAAAATCTACTAGTGGTTATGTATTCACCCTTTGTGGTGGTGCAATATCGTGGAAATTAGCAAAATAG